The following proteins come from a genomic window of Gossypium raimondii isolate GPD5lz chromosome 5, ASM2569854v1, whole genome shotgun sequence:
- the LOC105766451 gene encoding probable disease resistance protein At4g27220, with the protein MEYVEPVVGIANCLGTPVCKFLQYHRKLNDYVRNFKTIRDELNCKMEDIELQVKAELLRPLRKVPKKGVENWLKDVKEMIREAQVVENKVRNGRYLCRACNGKLVDEKTREMKRFLDKAPNASEGLAMDGPNAGLPLPTSELVGEEAVRNEIWACLMQEEVSKIGVWGMGGVGKTTIMKHIHNDLLKQQRFERVIWVTISKEFNVMKVQDDIAGALKLKEDWPREGDKLRRAAILSEMMKNAGKHVLILDDVWDKVSLEEVGIPELSDSNGCKLVLTTRSEHVCKYMGCTVIKVKPLSAQQALTLFLSKVGPNIVQNQTIMPTLKLVVKECAGLPLTIVVVAGTLKGEEDPLIWKNALGELKERIEKEEEVEAKVIKRLKFSFDHLKDEKVKYCFLHCALYPEDYEIRKDELIQCWIDERFIDDMGTRQEMKEKGHVILKKLEENCLLENITNVHGQPCIKMHDAVREMALSITRMNPRYMIQAGLQLEELPEKEQWSPDIEKVSLMHNSISEISIDVLPTKCQLLTTLLLQENPIKKISISFFTNMPCLSVLNLSSTKIKSLPDSISELKNLTTLLLRDCYELRDLPCLSMLQELKKLDLSRTKIEEVPEGMDMLIKLRYIDLQVFTLKEIPAGLLSKLVHLQHLCFHKNNKRTSLKAEEMEPLKKLECLTGHFEDISEFNKFISSMQQSKKNLIKYSLQVGLSFMLATRDKTVTIGGVQNWEGELIMHPIEIQELNIFHCDYLRSLVDDNSSFKNAIDLRLCRIWGCKGIECVVSLSSFASSFANPFQSLEMLDLLDLPKLSALIMKDAGIGSATTSTLASSASFSHLKEFKIVDCSSMKTLLPHWLLPNLQNLEEIHVRACSQLVEILGAETSEVEEKGSDALIKFHLPKLRELSFSELPNLKSICSKSGVIVCDSLQLIQVFGYCDKLKSIHPFVPLVCNGQPFAYAPPSLTIRSWKEWWELLEWDDHPNFKNVLRFNPFAG; encoded by the coding sequence ATGGAGTACGTAGAGCCTGTTGTTGGCATTGCAAATTGTCTCGGCACTCCTGTTTGTAAATTTTTGCAATATCACAGAAAGCTGAACGACTATGTGAGAAACTTCAAGACGATCAGAGATGAATTGAATTGCAAAATGGAAGATATAGAGCTGCAAGTGAAAGCAGAGCTTCTTCGTCCTCTGCGGAAGGTACCAAAGAAGGGAGTTGAAAATTGGTTGAAAGATGTGAAAGAGATGATTAGGGAAGCACAAGTTGTTGAAAACAAAGTCAGGAACGGGAGATATCTCTGTCGTGCTTGCAACGGCAAGCTGGTTGATGAAAAGACTCGAGAAATGAagagatttcttgataaagctCCTAATGCCTCTGAAGGTCTTGCCATGGATGGTCCAAATGCTGGGTTGCCGCTGCCAACATCAGAACTAGTTGGAGAGGAAGCTGTCAGAAATGAGATTTGGGCATGTTTGATGCAGGAGGAGGTGAGCAAGATTGGGGTTTGGGGGATGGGCGGTGTGGGTAAAACCACTATCATGAAGCACATCCACAATGATCTTTTAAAGCAACAAAGATTCGAAAGGGTAATCTGGGTTACCATATCAAAGGAGTTCAATGTCATGAAGGTACAAGATGATATTGCAGGTGCTTTGAAGTTGAAGGAAGATTGGCCTAGAGAAGGAGACAAGCTCAGACGAGCAGCAATCTTGTCAGAAATGATGAAGAATGCAGGAAAGCATGTTTTAATCCTAGATGATGTGTGGGATAAAGTCTCTCTAGAGGAAGTTGGGATCCCCGAGCTGAGTGACAGCAATGGCTGCAAGTTGGTGTTGACAACCCGTTCGGAGCATGTCTGTAAGTATATGGGTTGCACGGTGATAAAAGTGAAGCCCCTTTCAGCACAACAGGCATTGACACTGTTCTTGAGCAAAGTTGGGCCTAACATAGTGCAAAATCAAACTATAATGCCTACTCTAAAGCTTGTTGTCAAGGAATGTGCGGGTCTACCTCTTACAATTGTCGTCGTAGCTGGTACATTGAAAGGAGAAGAGGACCCTCTTATTTGGAAAAACGCACTCGGGGAATTGAAAGAGAGAATAGAAAAAGAGGAAGAAGTGGAAGCTAAAGTGATAAAGCGTTTGAAATTTAGCTTCGATCACTTAAAGGACGAGAAAGTGAAATATTGTTTCTTACATTGTGCATTATATCCTGAAGATTATGAAATTAGAAAAGATGAGCTAATTCAGTGCTGGATTGACGAGCGATTCATAGATGATATGGGTACAAgacaagaaatgaaagaaaagggcCATGTTATTTTGAAGAAGTTAGAAGAGAATTGCTTGTTGGAAAATATTACCAATGTACATGGTCAACCTTGCATAAAGATGCATGATGCAGTGAGAGAGATGGCATTGTCGATCACAAGAATGAATCCTCGATATATGATACAAGCAGGTTTGCAATTAGAAGAGTTACCAGAAAAGGAGCAATGGAGTCCGGATATTGAGAAAGTGTCACTTATGCATAACTCCATATCAGAAATTTCCATAGATGTGCTGCCCACAAAATGTCAACTGCTCACAACCTTGTTATTGCAGGAGAACCCTATAAAGAagatttcaatttctttcttcaCAAACATGCCTTGTCTTAGTGTTCTCAATTTGTCCTCtacgaaaatcaaaagtttacCAGATTCCATCTCTGAACTAAAGAACCTCACAACATTGTTGCTTCGTGACTGTTATGAATTAAGAGATCTGCCATGTCTTTCGATGCTTCAAGAATTGAAGAAGTTGGATCTTTCTAGGACTAAAATTGAGGAAGTCCCTGAAGGAATGGATATGCTGATAAAGCTAAGATATATTGATCTTCAAGTGTTCACCCTGAAAGAGATACCCGCTGGACTTTTATCAAAACTCGTTCACCTTCAGCACTTGTGTTTTCATAAGAACAATAAAAGAACAAGTCTAAAAGCAGAGGAGATGGAACCATTGAAGAAGTTGGAGTGCTTAACCGGACATTTCGAAGACATCAGTGAATTCAATAAGTTCATCTCCTCAATGCAACAAAGtaagaaaaatctcatcaaGTACTCTTTACAGGTGGGCTTATCTTTTATGCTTGCTACAAGAGATAAAACAGTAACAATTGGAGGAGTCCAGAATTGGGAAGGTGAGTTAATTATGCACCCAATTGAAATTCAAGAGTTGAATATTTTTCACTGCGACTATTTGAGAAGCTTAGTCGATGATAATTCTTCCTTCAAAAATGCGATTGACTTGAGGCTTTGTAGGATTTGGGGGTGTAAAGGAATAGAGTGTGTTGTTTCCCTGTCCTCTTTTGCCTCTTCTTTCGCTAATCCATTTCAGAGCCTCGAGATGTTGGATCTTCTAGATCTGCCAAAGTTGAGTGCCCTTATTATGAAAGATGCAGGAATTGGTTCAGCAACAACATCAACATTGGCTTCGTCTGCCAGCTTTTCCCATCTCAAGGAATTTAAGATAGTGGACTGCTCAAGTATGAAGACGTTGCTTCCACATTGGTTGCTTCCAAACCTCCAAAACCTGGAAGAAATACATGTGCGTGCTTGTAGTCAGCTAGTAGAAATATTGGGAGCAGAAACATCAGAAGTTGAAGAAAAAGGGAGTGATGCATTAATCAAATTCCATCTTCCCAAATTGAGAGAGTTGTCATTCTCGGAATTACCAAATTTGAAGAGCATATGCAGCAAAAGTGGAGTGATAGTTTGTGATTCTCTCCAACTTATCCAAGTTTTTGGATATTGTGATAAACTGAAGAGCATTCATCCATTTGTTCCCCTTGTTTGCAATGGGCAGCCATTTGCATATGCTCCACCTTCTCTTACCATCAGGTCATGGAAAGAATGGTGGGAATTGTTGGAGTGGGATGACCatccaaactttaaaaatgttCTTCGCTTCAACCCCTTTGCAGGATAA